The genomic stretch GGCGTTGCCGGTGCCACTTTCTGTTTCACCTTGGCTCTCCTCTGCCACCACCAGCTCCTACGGCTGCAGATTTGTCATCtgatgtagtggggagctgcgggcctcttcccacagcctggctcagggCTgaacggctagcttatgccccaaaataacgacacacaaactgtattcttttaaacactgcttggcccatttctattcatgtgtgtagcaccccaaggtgcgcttaccgggaagattctagcctacatccatcctgggtcggagcttcatcgcatctgccagggagaggggagcatggcatctgtctctcagaggagctgccctgcatctgagctcatttcctcttcctcccagcattctgttctgtttactccactggCTTCAAGGTTGGCATTAATTACCAGCCTCCCACTGTGGTACCTGGTGGAGACCTGGCCAAGGTTCAGAGAGCTGTGTGCATGCTGAGCAACACCACCACCATCGCTGAGGCCTGGGCTTGCCTAGATCACAAGTCTGAGCTGATGCATGTCAAGTGTGCCTTTGTGCAATGGTATGTGGGTGAGGGCATGGAGGATGGGGAGTTTTCTGAGGTCCATGAAGACATGGGTGCCCTAGAGAAGGATTATGAGGAGGTTGGTGTGGATTCTGTTTAaggagagggtgaggaagaaggagaagaatactGATCTGTTCTTCTAGCCCCTGGATCATGTCAAACTCCCAGAACTTCAGCTTCACCATTGGCTGACAATCTTTGATGCTTCATGTTAACATCACTCTATGATCATGTGTTTTCCATGTGTCCCTGTATGGTTTATTTCCATGATGTCTCAAAGTAaaagctttaagaaaaaaagaataaagtgtcAAGCATAGTCacacacaactgtaattccagtcgGAGAGGTGAGGCAGGAAAATGGGAATCTTGAGGCCCTCCTGGGTTACAAAGACCTTGTATTAGAACTAAATAAAGAAGTACAGAAACATGCAGACAAACTAAACAAGGAAATGTTCAGATTAACAAGATCAGCCAGGACCTGGGCAAGCAGCCGTGGTTTTGCTAAGTTGGAAGGATAAAGAGTGAAGATAAGCACAGGAATGTAAAACATCCTCTTGCTTCCCTGGTACGTGAGTGCTGATCTTAAATCAGTCCCTGCCAGACTTTAGTTCTTATCTTTTGGTTAAGGAATTACGATTACCCCACAAATATTATGTGGGTGCAGGAGCATGGTAATACAACCGAGTAAACTTTTATGACATCTTTCAGTTGGACAATTTTcacgctacacacacacacacacaca from Chionomys nivalis chromosome 25, mChiNiv1.1, whole genome shotgun sequence encodes the following:
- the LOC130866178 gene encoding tubulin alpha chain-like; translation: MCDVIRHGTVSPPQPGDPPPKRCRIVQLTIPSIQHPPFCSVYSTGFKVGINYQPPTVVPGGDLAKVQRAVCMLSNTTTIAEAWACLDHKSELMHVKCAFVQWYVGEGMEDGEFSEVHEDMGALEKDYEEVGVDSV